In Lagopus muta isolate bLagMut1 chromosome 20, bLagMut1 primary, whole genome shotgun sequence, the following proteins share a genomic window:
- the TEX14 gene encoding inactive serine/threonine-protein kinase TEX14 isoform X8 — protein MESYKGDCLYHLINAFQSISLYFLFAAGTWQSPSLSTILPFPSSFPFLLEEENTSSHPDFFAGASVDAVNSMGQTSLFTAALLGLGRIVDVLLDYGSDPNHRCYDGSTPVHAAAFSGNQWVLSKLLDEGGDLRAHDEGGKNPQYWAMSAGKESSAQMLEFIQRCTFHMQAAIQNFPCDPLRKICSSKALVSSPSRFGGLVQRNADSPLGRFLKGGVNAAKNIYSFGFGKFYLAGSGHLGYLASLPIIGEKEVVQADDEPAFSYRVGPCMTMTNLMWGSSRVTVKELSFQPHQNCSKLRLADLLIAEQEHSSKLRHPHLLQLMSVCLSSDLEKTRLVYERVNFGSLYSILHERRTEFPVLRMETILHVLLQINDALRFLHSRGFIHRTITSYAVQIVSSGEAKLCNMEYMIESKDGGEHSDLTRIPVPAQLYKWCSPEVILEKSVTVKSDVYSFCTVMQEALTETLPWKGIEDSVIKQLIISGQQLEADVRLPVPYYDVVKSGLESKQRNRSMNLQDIQYILKNDLRDLTKSQSCRADEMAKAQRPAVFADINICLSSTFSYQKRTLELNEKGVTEADSSAVPSYPVFPEENNALVDVEAPTSLQLVVQENSHDAASETQMTCSVSDVDDSLCSFEMNEVFASCPDFHEDFLEEGAELSRTVKDKKRQQKEKDENVLGDLCLSPGMYCEEKPGYEEGSISESVAECTTEEEEEKNEASDLSMLAQVRGDAGRRRSTLSSNEQHISKCVLDLKIVQSMLQQAAESLCRTEEKLDKLEAAEKQRKLLQGIWTNQLSEQVFCDRPCNRSDNIYQNSNNPFSGANTSLWKAVGPPSSDYIPPLMTCQSQGALHGGGFQAASNVTEETWAIQNEKWKCFHQRSKSENENSQHDLSFSEVKSLDDQVDLEHEHLLPRVSVRCKKKFNFQIQRGSDSRCAASGSKEERRCYPKPASEICSTKINEERRMMQPEWRTEVRQMARKVASGQLELIAPYLTSDCTSESEVESIKEAFPHVTSRVQKGGDQRGYRWHTGDSAEPWDVGCEDGSESEESDLESIFRSSGGGSCQSPSQDEQTESGLPVDKNSVILQQIETVSRGRSRELPCSFNSYPSESEEFLTPDSDYFLPPAVQESSELKKQRPEDAGSGIQVSGGKILLCGTAAQNSGSNTRGVNQLIPMPVASVEAAQEMMSREPQEDSKEKDTSVADIQDLSSIPCEEEHCYKDISCKTPGVSRVPPSVSTPISPEEKIAVSFEKHRCCHEVVLDSSLCICQEVSSAVSRTFTTAYGEERSTEVLSAFPGVCSSGLNEPGGLSIVASSSRSTRKAPALAQAPIHLLDELPAPAQELLDETGLRA, from the exons ATGGAAAGCTACAAGGGAGATTGCTTATACCATCTTATCAACGCTTTTCAATCTATCTCGTTATATTTCTTATTCGCAGCAGGAACGTGGCAGTCACCTTCACTGTCAACAATcctgcccttcccttcctctttcccttttcttttagAGGAGGAAAACACTTCCAGTCATCCTGATTTCTTTGCAGGTGCTTCTGTTGATGCTGTGAATTCCATGGGCCAAACCTCTCTTTTCACTGCTGCATTGTTAGGCCTTGGTAGAATAGTGGATGTGCTGTTGGATTATGGCTCAGACCCTAACCA TCGCTGTTATGATGGAAGCACTCCAGTCCATGCAGCAGCTTTCTCAGGAAATCAGTGGGTTCTTAGCAAGTTACTGGATGAAGGAGGTGATCTGAGAGCGCATGATGAAGGTGGGAAAAATCCACAGTACTGGGCTATgtcagctggaaaagaaagcagtgctcAG ATGCTGGAATTCATACAGCGCTGTACATTCCACATGCAGGCTGCCATTCAGAATTTTCCCTGTGATCCCCTGAGGAAGATTTGCTCATCAAAAGCACTGGTTTCCAGTCCATCCAGGTTTGGTGGCCTTGTTCAAAG AAATGCTGACAGTCCTCTGGGTAGATTTCTGAAAGGTGGAGTTAATGCAGCCAAGAACATCTACAGCTTTGGTTTTGGGAAG TTCTATCTTGCAGGCAGCGGGCATCTGGGCTACTTGGCATCTCTCCCTATTAttggggaaaaagaagtggTTCAGGCAGACGATGAACCGGCGTTTTCTTACCGTGTTGGACCATGCATGACCATGACAAA CTTGATGTGGGGGAGCAGCAGAGTGACAGTGAAGGAACTCAGCTTTCAGCCCCATCAGAACTGCAGTAAGCTACGCTTAGCTGATCTTCTCattgcagagcaggagcacagtAG TAAGCTCCGTCATCCCCATTTGCTGCAGTTGATGTCTGTTTGTCTGTCCAGTGATTTGGAGAAAACCCGTTTGGTGTACGAGAGGGTCAACTTTGGTTCTTTGTACAGCATCCTGCATGAAAGG CGTACCGAATTCCCAGTGCTGCGCATGGAGACAATTCTGCATGTCCTCCTTCAAATCAATGATGCTTTACGTTTTCTGCACTCCCGTGGATTTATCCACCGTACAATTACCTCCTATGCTGTTCAGATTGTTTCTTCTGGTGAAGCAAAGCTATGCAACATGGAATACATGATAGAGAG CAAGGATGGTGGAGAACACAGTGATCTGACACGTATTCCTGTGCCAGCCCAGCTATATAAGTGGTGCTCTCCTGAAGTAATCCTTGAAAAGAGTGTCACGGTGAAATCTGATGTTTATAGCTTCTGCACAGTGATGCAAGAAGCCTTGACAG AGACCCTGCCCTGGAAAGGTATTGAAGACTCAGTAATTAAACAGCTCATAATTTCAGGACAGCAGTTGGAAGCAGATGTCAGACTTCCTGTACCCTATTATGACGTTGTGAAGTCAGGGCTAGAATCCAAACAGAGGAACCGCTCCATGAACCTCCAGGATATTCAGTACatactgaaaaatgatttaagG GACTTGACTAAGTCTCAGAGTTGTCGTGCTGATGAAATGGCAAAAGCACAGAGGCCTGCTGTCTTTGCAGATATAAACATCTGTTTGTCATCAACTTTCAGCTACCAGAAGAGAACACTGGAATTGAACGAAAAAGGGGTAACAGAGGCTG ACAGTTCTGCTGTCCCAAGTTACCCTGTTTTTCCTGAAGAGAATAATGCTTTAGTGGACGTTGAGGCACCCACCAGTCTGCAGCTAGTTGTGCAGGAAAACAGTCATGATGCAGCTTCTGAAACCCAGATGACCTGCAGTGTGAGTGATGTGGATGACAGCCTCTGTAGCTTTGAAATGAATGAAGTCTTTGCCAGTTGTCCTGACTTTCATGAAGACTTCCTGGAAGAAGGAGCTGAATTAAGTCGAACAGTAAAGgataaaaaaagacagcaaaaggaaaaagatgagaaTGTCCTTGGAGACCTGTGCCTGTCCCCTGGAATGTACTGTGAGGAAAAGCCAGGTTATGAGGAAGGCAGCATTTCAGAGTCAGTGGCAGAGTGCACtacagaagaggaggaagagaaaaatgaggcCTCTGACCTGAGCATGCTGGCACAGGTGAGAGGAGATGCTGGCAGGAGGAGGAGTACTCTGTCTTCAAATGAACAGCACATCAGTAAATGCGTCCTTGATTTAAAGATTGTTCAGAGCATgttgcagcaggcagcagagtccctgtgcagaacagaggaaaaactggACAAATTAGAggcagctgaaaagcaaaggaagcttCTGCAGGGAATTTGGACAAATCAGCTTTCTGAGCAAGTTTTTTGTGACAGACCCTGTAACAGATCTGATAATATTTATCAAAATAGCAATAACCCTTTTTCAGGAGCTAACACTTCTTTATGGAAGGCTGTAGGTCCGCCATCGAGTGACTACATTCCACCTCTGATGACATGCCAGTCACAAGGAGCTCTGCATGGAGGTGGTTTCCAGGCTGCTTCAAATGTGACTGAGGAAACGTGGGcaattcagaatgaaaagtgGAAATGCTTTCATCAGAGGAGTAAGagtgaaaatgagaacagcCAGCATGACCTCAGCTTCAGTGAGGTGAAAAGCCTTGATGATCAAGTGGACCTAGAACATGAG CATTTACTCCCACGTGTATCTGTTAGATGCAAAAAAAAGTTCAACTTTCAGATTCAGAGAGGGAGTGACTCACGTTGTGCAGCAAGTGGAAGCAAAGAAGAGAGGCG GTGCTATCCAAAACCAGCATCTGAAATTTGCAGCACAAAAATAAACGAGGAGAGAAGGATGATGCAGCCAGAATGGAGAA CTGAAGTAAGGCAGATGGCTAGAAAAGTGGCCTCAGGACAACTAGAGCTGATTGCCCCGTATCTAACCAGTGATTGTACATCTGAAAGTGAAGTGGAGAGTATAAAGGAAGCATTTCCACATGTCACCAGTAGAGTTCAAAAAGGTGGAGACCAACGAGGATATAGATGGCATACAGGTGACAGTGCTGAGCCTTGGGATGTGGGCTGCGAGGATGGATCTGAATCTGAGGAGAGTGATCTGGAGTCTATATTCAGAAGTTCTGGAG GGGGAAGTTGCCAGTCACCATCACAAGATGAACAGACAGAATCTGGACTACCTGTTGATAAGAATTCAGTCATTTTGCAACAAATTGAGACTGTCTCTAGG GGGCGTTCAAGAGAATTACCTTGTTCCTTTAATTCATATCCCAGTGAGTCTGAAGAATTCTTGACTCCAGATTCTGattatttccttcctcctgctgttcAGGAAAGCTCAGAACTAAAG AAACAGAGGCCTGAAGATGCAGGATCAGGTATTCAGGTATCAG gaggaaaaatattactctgcggcacagcagcacagaactctGGCAGTAACACACGAGGAGTGAATCAGCTTATCCCTATGCCTGTAGCCAG TGTTGAAGCAGCACAAGAAATGATGTCAAGGGAGCCGCAGGAAGACTCCAAAGAAAAAGACAC ATCAGTGGCAGATATTCAGGATTTGTCAAGTATTCCCTGTGAGGAGGAGCACTGCTACAAGGACATAAGTTGTAAAACACCTGGAGTGAGTCGTGTGCCCCCCAGTGTCAGCACTCCAATCAGTCCAG AGGAAAAAATTGCAGTGTCCTTTGAGAAGCACAGATGCTGCCATGAAGTAGTTTTGGATTCTTCCTTGTGCATTTGTCAAGAGGTTTCTTCTGCAGTGTCCCGGACGTTCACCACAGCCTACggagaggaaaggagcactgaagttctctctgcttttccaggcGTTTGCTCCTCTGGATTGAATGAGCCT GGTGGATTGTCAATCGTTGCTTCATCCTCGAGAAGCACCAGGAAGGCACCTG CGCTCGCTCAGGCACCTATCCACCTCCTGGATGAGCTCCCTGCACCAGCCCAAGAGCTGCTGGATGAAACTG GGCTGCGAGCCTGA
- the TEX14 gene encoding inactive serine/threonine-protein kinase TEX14 isoform X9 has product MESYKGDCLYHLINAFQSISLYFLFAAGTWQSPSLSTILPFPSSFPFLLEEENTSSHPDFFAGASVDAVNSMGQTSLFTAALLGLGRIVDVLLDYGSDPNHRCYDGSTPVHAAAFSGNQWVLSKLLDEGGDLRAHDEGGKNPQYWAMSAGKESSAQMLEFIQRCTFHMQAAIQNFPCDPLRKICSSKALVSSPSRFGGLVQRNADSPLGRFLKGGVNAAKNIYSFGFGKFYLAGSGHLGYLASLPIIGEKEVVQADDEPAFSYRVGPCMTMTNLMWGSSRVTVKELSFQPHQNCSKLRLADLLIAEQEHSSKLRHPHLLQLMSVCLSSDLEKTRLVYERVNFGSLYSILHERRTEFPVLRMETILHVLLQINDALRFLHSRGFIHRTITSYAVQIVSSGEAKLCNMEYMIESKDGGEHSDLTRIPVPAQLYKWCSPEVILEKSVTVKSDVYSFCTVMQEALTETLPWKGIEDSVIKQLIISGQQLEADVRLPVPYYDVVKSGLESKQRNRSMNLQDIQYILKNDLRDLTKSQSCRADEMAKAQRPAVFADINICLSSTFSYQKRTLELNEKGVTEADSSAVPSYPVFPEENNALVDVEAPTSLQLVVQENSHDAASETQMTCSVSDVDDSLCSFEMNEVFASCPDFHEDFLEEGAELSRTVKDKKRQQKEKDENVLGDLCLSPGMYCEEKPGYEEGSISESVAECTTEEEEEKNEASDLSMLAQVRGDAGRRRSTLSSNEQHISKCVLDLKIVQSMLQQAAESLCRTEEKLDKLEAAEKQRKLLQGIWTNQLSEQVFCDRPCNRSDNIYQNSNNPFSGANTSLWKAVGPPSSDYIPPLMTCQSQGALHGGGFQAASNVTEETWAIQNEKWKCFHQRSKSENENSQHDLSFSEVKSLDDQVDLEHEHLLPRVSVRCKKKFNFQIQRGSDSRCAASGSKEERRCYPKPASEICSTKINEERRMMQPEWRTEVRQMARKVASGQLELIAPYLTSDCTSESEVESIKEAFPHVTSRVQKGGDQRGYRWHTGDSAEPWDVGCEDGSESEESDLESIFRSSGGGSCQSPSQDEQTESGLPVDKNSVILQQIETVSRGRSRELPCSFNSYPSESEEFLTPDSDYFLPPAVQESSELKKQRPEDAGSGIQVSGGKILLCGTAAQNSGSNTRGVNQLIPMPVASVEAAQEMMSREPQEDSKEKDTGKNCSVL; this is encoded by the exons ATGGAAAGCTACAAGGGAGATTGCTTATACCATCTTATCAACGCTTTTCAATCTATCTCGTTATATTTCTTATTCGCAGCAGGAACGTGGCAGTCACCTTCACTGTCAACAATcctgcccttcccttcctctttcccttttcttttagAGGAGGAAAACACTTCCAGTCATCCTGATTTCTTTGCAGGTGCTTCTGTTGATGCTGTGAATTCCATGGGCCAAACCTCTCTTTTCACTGCTGCATTGTTAGGCCTTGGTAGAATAGTGGATGTGCTGTTGGATTATGGCTCAGACCCTAACCA TCGCTGTTATGATGGAAGCACTCCAGTCCATGCAGCAGCTTTCTCAGGAAATCAGTGGGTTCTTAGCAAGTTACTGGATGAAGGAGGTGATCTGAGAGCGCATGATGAAGGTGGGAAAAATCCACAGTACTGGGCTATgtcagctggaaaagaaagcagtgctcAG ATGCTGGAATTCATACAGCGCTGTACATTCCACATGCAGGCTGCCATTCAGAATTTTCCCTGTGATCCCCTGAGGAAGATTTGCTCATCAAAAGCACTGGTTTCCAGTCCATCCAGGTTTGGTGGCCTTGTTCAAAG AAATGCTGACAGTCCTCTGGGTAGATTTCTGAAAGGTGGAGTTAATGCAGCCAAGAACATCTACAGCTTTGGTTTTGGGAAG TTCTATCTTGCAGGCAGCGGGCATCTGGGCTACTTGGCATCTCTCCCTATTAttggggaaaaagaagtggTTCAGGCAGACGATGAACCGGCGTTTTCTTACCGTGTTGGACCATGCATGACCATGACAAA CTTGATGTGGGGGAGCAGCAGAGTGACAGTGAAGGAACTCAGCTTTCAGCCCCATCAGAACTGCAGTAAGCTACGCTTAGCTGATCTTCTCattgcagagcaggagcacagtAG TAAGCTCCGTCATCCCCATTTGCTGCAGTTGATGTCTGTTTGTCTGTCCAGTGATTTGGAGAAAACCCGTTTGGTGTACGAGAGGGTCAACTTTGGTTCTTTGTACAGCATCCTGCATGAAAGG CGTACCGAATTCCCAGTGCTGCGCATGGAGACAATTCTGCATGTCCTCCTTCAAATCAATGATGCTTTACGTTTTCTGCACTCCCGTGGATTTATCCACCGTACAATTACCTCCTATGCTGTTCAGATTGTTTCTTCTGGTGAAGCAAAGCTATGCAACATGGAATACATGATAGAGAG CAAGGATGGTGGAGAACACAGTGATCTGACACGTATTCCTGTGCCAGCCCAGCTATATAAGTGGTGCTCTCCTGAAGTAATCCTTGAAAAGAGTGTCACGGTGAAATCTGATGTTTATAGCTTCTGCACAGTGATGCAAGAAGCCTTGACAG AGACCCTGCCCTGGAAAGGTATTGAAGACTCAGTAATTAAACAGCTCATAATTTCAGGACAGCAGTTGGAAGCAGATGTCAGACTTCCTGTACCCTATTATGACGTTGTGAAGTCAGGGCTAGAATCCAAACAGAGGAACCGCTCCATGAACCTCCAGGATATTCAGTACatactgaaaaatgatttaagG GACTTGACTAAGTCTCAGAGTTGTCGTGCTGATGAAATGGCAAAAGCACAGAGGCCTGCTGTCTTTGCAGATATAAACATCTGTTTGTCATCAACTTTCAGCTACCAGAAGAGAACACTGGAATTGAACGAAAAAGGGGTAACAGAGGCTG ACAGTTCTGCTGTCCCAAGTTACCCTGTTTTTCCTGAAGAGAATAATGCTTTAGTGGACGTTGAGGCACCCACCAGTCTGCAGCTAGTTGTGCAGGAAAACAGTCATGATGCAGCTTCTGAAACCCAGATGACCTGCAGTGTGAGTGATGTGGATGACAGCCTCTGTAGCTTTGAAATGAATGAAGTCTTTGCCAGTTGTCCTGACTTTCATGAAGACTTCCTGGAAGAAGGAGCTGAATTAAGTCGAACAGTAAAGgataaaaaaagacagcaaaaggaaaaagatgagaaTGTCCTTGGAGACCTGTGCCTGTCCCCTGGAATGTACTGTGAGGAAAAGCCAGGTTATGAGGAAGGCAGCATTTCAGAGTCAGTGGCAGAGTGCACtacagaagaggaggaagagaaaaatgaggcCTCTGACCTGAGCATGCTGGCACAGGTGAGAGGAGATGCTGGCAGGAGGAGGAGTACTCTGTCTTCAAATGAACAGCACATCAGTAAATGCGTCCTTGATTTAAAGATTGTTCAGAGCATgttgcagcaggcagcagagtccctgtgcagaacagaggaaaaactggACAAATTAGAggcagctgaaaagcaaaggaagcttCTGCAGGGAATTTGGACAAATCAGCTTTCTGAGCAAGTTTTTTGTGACAGACCCTGTAACAGATCTGATAATATTTATCAAAATAGCAATAACCCTTTTTCAGGAGCTAACACTTCTTTATGGAAGGCTGTAGGTCCGCCATCGAGTGACTACATTCCACCTCTGATGACATGCCAGTCACAAGGAGCTCTGCATGGAGGTGGTTTCCAGGCTGCTTCAAATGTGACTGAGGAAACGTGGGcaattcagaatgaaaagtgGAAATGCTTTCATCAGAGGAGTAAGagtgaaaatgagaacagcCAGCATGACCTCAGCTTCAGTGAGGTGAAAAGCCTTGATGATCAAGTGGACCTAGAACATGAG CATTTACTCCCACGTGTATCTGTTAGATGCAAAAAAAAGTTCAACTTTCAGATTCAGAGAGGGAGTGACTCACGTTGTGCAGCAAGTGGAAGCAAAGAAGAGAGGCG GTGCTATCCAAAACCAGCATCTGAAATTTGCAGCACAAAAATAAACGAGGAGAGAAGGATGATGCAGCCAGAATGGAGAA CTGAAGTAAGGCAGATGGCTAGAAAAGTGGCCTCAGGACAACTAGAGCTGATTGCCCCGTATCTAACCAGTGATTGTACATCTGAAAGTGAAGTGGAGAGTATAAAGGAAGCATTTCCACATGTCACCAGTAGAGTTCAAAAAGGTGGAGACCAACGAGGATATAGATGGCATACAGGTGACAGTGCTGAGCCTTGGGATGTGGGCTGCGAGGATGGATCTGAATCTGAGGAGAGTGATCTGGAGTCTATATTCAGAAGTTCTGGAG GGGGAAGTTGCCAGTCACCATCACAAGATGAACAGACAGAATCTGGACTACCTGTTGATAAGAATTCAGTCATTTTGCAACAAATTGAGACTGTCTCTAGG GGGCGTTCAAGAGAATTACCTTGTTCCTTTAATTCATATCCCAGTGAGTCTGAAGAATTCTTGACTCCAGATTCTGattatttccttcctcctgctgttcAGGAAAGCTCAGAACTAAAG AAACAGAGGCCTGAAGATGCAGGATCAGGTATTCAGGTATCAG gaggaaaaatattactctgcggcacagcagcacagaactctGGCAGTAACACACGAGGAGTGAATCAGCTTATCCCTATGCCTGTAGCCAG TGTTGAAGCAGCACAAGAAATGATGTCAAGGGAGCCGCAGGAAGACTCCAAAGAAAAAGACAC AGGAAAAAATTGCAGTGTCCTTTGA